A region from the Candidatus Neptunochlamydia vexilliferae genome encodes:
- a CDS encoding type II toxin-antitoxin system HicA family toxin produces MLKLFKKKGFEEIKGQGKGSHRKVRKGNLTITIPFHKELKKGLEKSLLKVLKGVK; encoded by the coding sequence ATGCTTAAGCTATTTAAAAAGAAGGGATTTGAAGAAATAAAAGGACAAGGAAAGGGAAGTCATCGTAAAGTACGGAAAGGAAACCTAACAATTACGATTCCTTTTCATAAAGAGTTAAAGAAGGGACTGGAGAAGTCTTTATTAAAAGTTTTGAAAGGAGTTAAGTAA